One Paracidovorax avenae ATCC 19860 genomic region harbors:
- a CDS encoding MFS transporter translates to MTSTHAPAAATAHATLREDARTIGLIGLAHGSSHFFHLLLPPLFPFLIAEFGYSYSELGLLVSVFFVISGLGQALSGFIVDRVGARPVMFFALSSFVLSGLVASIATGYAGLMAAAALAGLGNAPFHPVDFTILNKRVSPQRLGHGFSVHGISGNLGWATAPVFMAGITAATGSWRAACLCGGLLALVILSIMVLNRDALDDRRGTAAPAAGKPGAAAAPAGAPAEHPMAFLRLPSVWLCFSFFFWTTCSLSVIQSFAGPTLQKMYGLPLSVTSMVVTGYMLCGAAGMVVGGFLAGRVARLERTITVCLLATAVLLVAAGTGLLPGMAAMVFVALAGVGTGLAGPSRDMLIKRAAPPGATGRVYGTVYSGLDLGFCVAAPVFGAMLDAGMTSGIFYGSAAALVLGVASAGVVGIGVAARARAQRMAAA, encoded by the coding sequence ATGACATCGACCCATGCGCCCGCCGCGGCGACCGCTCACGCCACGCTGCGCGAAGACGCCCGCACCATCGGCCTCATCGGCCTGGCGCACGGCTCCTCGCACTTCTTCCACCTGCTGCTGCCGCCGCTGTTCCCGTTCCTCATCGCGGAGTTCGGCTACAGCTATTCCGAGCTGGGCCTGCTGGTGTCGGTGTTCTTCGTGATCTCCGGCTTGGGCCAGGCGCTGTCGGGCTTCATCGTGGACCGGGTCGGCGCGCGTCCGGTGATGTTCTTCGCGCTGTCGAGCTTCGTCCTCTCCGGCCTCGTGGCCAGCATCGCCACCGGCTATGCCGGGCTGATGGCGGCCGCGGCGCTGGCGGGCCTGGGCAACGCCCCCTTCCATCCGGTGGACTTCACCATCCTCAACAAGCGCGTGTCGCCCCAGCGCCTGGGCCACGGCTTCTCGGTGCACGGCATCTCCGGCAACCTGGGCTGGGCCACCGCGCCCGTCTTCATGGCCGGCATCACCGCGGCCACCGGCTCGTGGCGGGCGGCCTGTCTCTGCGGCGGCCTGCTGGCGCTGGTCATCCTGTCCATCATGGTCCTGAACCGCGACGCGCTCGACGACCGCCGGGGCACGGCCGCACCCGCCGCAGGCAAGCCCGGTGCGGCCGCCGCGCCAGCCGGTGCCCCGGCCGAACACCCCATGGCCTTCCTGAGGCTGCCCTCCGTGTGGCTGTGCTTCTCGTTCTTCTTCTGGACCACCTGCTCGCTGAGCGTCATCCAGAGCTTCGCCGGTCCCACGCTGCAGAAGATGTACGGCCTGCCGCTGTCCGTCACGTCCATGGTCGTCACCGGCTACATGCTGTGCGGTGCCGCCGGCATGGTGGTCGGCGGCTTCCTGGCCGGCCGCGTGGCCCGGCTGGAGCGCACCATCACCGTCTGCCTGCTGGCCACGGCCGTGCTGCTGGTCGCCGCGGGCACCGGCCTGCTGCCGGGCATGGCCGCCATGGTCTTCGTGGCGCTGGCGGGCGTGGGCACCGGCCTGGCCGGCCCCTCGCGCGACATGCTCATCAAGCGCGCCGCGCCCCCCGGCGCCACCGGCCGCGTCTATGGCACGGTGTACTCGGGCCTGGATCTCGGCTTCTGCGTGGCCGCGCCGGTGTTCGGCGCCATGCTGGACGCGGGCATGACCTCGGGCATCTTCTACGGCTCGGCCGCTGCCCTGGTGCTGGGCGTGGCCTCGGCGGGCGTCGTGGGCATCGGCGTCGCGGCCCGGGCGCGCGCGCAGCGCATGGCCGCGGCATGA
- a CDS encoding protein-S-isoprenylcysteine O-methyltransferase, translating into MHLHAPQAAFLVGLLAYQAIRIVYQRRARAAGPSRASYSSRQDKALIALVAIGQMVLPLAYIFTPWLDGASHDVAPDVLPYAGALVWAAGLWLFWRAHAELGTWWSITLEIRHDHQLVQRGVYRVVRHPMYAAFLLFGVAQALLLPNAIAGPAALVAVAILCIVRIPREEAMMCDVFGQAYRDYMRSTGAVIPRLVPRRRIA; encoded by the coding sequence ATGCATCTTCACGCACCCCAGGCGGCATTCCTCGTGGGCCTGCTGGCCTACCAGGCCATCCGCATCGTCTATCAGCGCCGCGCACGCGCTGCCGGCCCGTCCAGGGCGAGCTATTCCAGCCGCCAGGACAAGGCGCTGATCGCGCTGGTGGCGATCGGGCAGATGGTGCTGCCGCTGGCGTACATCTTCACGCCCTGGCTCGATGGAGCCTCGCATGATGTAGCCCCCGACGTGCTGCCGTATGCCGGTGCGCTGGTCTGGGCCGCGGGCCTGTGGCTGTTCTGGCGCGCCCACGCGGAGCTGGGCACGTGGTGGTCGATCACGCTGGAGATCCGGCACGACCACCAGCTGGTCCAGCGTGGCGTGTACCGCGTGGTGCGGCATCCGATGTATGCCGCGTTCCTGCTGTTCGGCGTGGCGCAGGCCCTGCTGCTGCCCAATGCCATCGCGGGGCCTGCGGCCCTGGTCGCGGTGGCGATTCTCTGCATCGTGCGCATCCCCCGCGAGGAGGCCATGATGTGCGACGTGTTCGGGCAGGCGTACCGCGACTACATGCGGAGCACGGGCGCGGTCATTCCGCGGCTGGTGCCACGGCGCCGCATCGCCTGA
- a CDS encoding flavin reductase family protein, with protein sequence MPVWCLRMNAPTPPSPDARFHSYQPRQGHRLPHDPFNAIVGPRPIGWISTQSAAGVRNLAPYSFFNAFNYVPPIVGFASIGAKDTLANVQATGEFVWNLATRDLAEAMNQSCAAVPPEVDEFVLAGLTPLASERVAPPRVAESPVTFECRCTQILQLQGADGVQVPTWLVLGEVVTIHIDTALLKDGVYDTASAGHILRAGGPADYFSVGPEQKFKMYRPR encoded by the coding sequence ATGCCGGTATGGTGCCTGCGCATGAACGCACCCACTCCACCCTCTCCCGATGCGCGCTTCCACAGCTACCAGCCGCGCCAGGGCCACCGGCTGCCCCACGACCCCTTCAACGCCATCGTGGGGCCGCGCCCCATCGGATGGATCAGCACGCAGAGCGCGGCGGGCGTGCGCAATCTCGCGCCCTACAGCTTCTTCAATGCGTTCAACTACGTGCCGCCCATCGTGGGCTTCGCCAGCATCGGCGCGAAGGACACGCTGGCCAATGTGCAGGCCACGGGCGAGTTCGTGTGGAACCTCGCCACCCGCGACCTGGCCGAGGCCATGAACCAGAGCTGCGCGGCCGTGCCGCCCGAGGTGGACGAGTTCGTGCTGGCAGGGCTCACGCCCCTGGCCTCCGAGCGCGTCGCGCCGCCGCGCGTGGCCGAAAGCCCCGTGACCTTCGAATGCCGGTGCACGCAGATCCTGCAGCTGCAGGGCGCGGACGGGGTGCAGGTGCCCACCTGGCTGGTGCTGGGCGAGGTGGTGACGATCCACATCGACACGGCGCTGCTGAAGGACGGGGTGTACGACACGGCGAGCGCCGGGCACATCCTGCGCGCGGGGGGGCCCGCGGACTATTTCTCGGTGGGCCCGGAGCAGAAGTTCAAGATGTACCGGCCGCGGTGA
- a CDS encoding (2Fe-2S) ferredoxin domain-containing protein, which yields MSTDTPESTATATAASEGVRVAVKPKIGSYRRHLLICTGPRCAQEGQAQALFDSLGEKFKAAGLNDGELRVKRSRVSCFAACKGGPVMCVQPDGTWYYDVTPDNMDRIIEQHLVGGQPVEELVFHQGPTGA from the coding sequence ATGAGCACCGACACCCCTGAAAGCACCGCCACTGCAACCGCCGCATCCGAAGGCGTGCGCGTGGCCGTCAAGCCCAAGATCGGCAGCTACCGCCGCCACCTCCTCATCTGCACCGGCCCCCGCTGCGCGCAGGAGGGCCAGGCCCAGGCGCTGTTCGACAGCCTGGGCGAGAAGTTCAAGGCCGCCGGCCTGAACGACGGCGAGTTGCGCGTCAAGCGCAGCCGCGTGAGCTGCTTCGCCGCCTGCAAAGGCGGCCCGGTGATGTGCGTGCAGCCCGACGGCACCTGGTACTACGACGTCACGCCCGACAACATGGACCGCATCATCGAGCAGCATCTGGTGGGCGGGCAGCCGGTGGAAGAGCTCGTGTTCCACCAGGGGCCTACGGGCGCATAG
- a CDS encoding carboxymuconolactone decarboxylase family protein — protein sequence MRHASPSTHPLATPPGTGSARHERGTRMLAQVDGPAGLAVVEQLAQSFPDFARLLVEFPFGDIYARPALGLRERELATVAALCAMGHALPQLRVHVHAALHVGCTPAEIVEVVMQMAVYAGFPAALNALGVVREVFAASGIALPLRGEGQDTGDEAPSTAA from the coding sequence ATGCGGCACGCATCCCCATCGACCCATCCCCTGGCCACGCCTCCCGGTACCGGCAGCGCGCGCCACGAGCGCGGCACCCGCATGCTCGCCCAGGTGGACGGCCCCGCCGGCCTGGCCGTGGTGGAGCAACTGGCACAGTCCTTCCCGGATTTCGCGCGCCTGTTGGTGGAATTCCCCTTCGGCGACATCTACGCCCGGCCCGCGCTGGGCCTGCGCGAACGCGAACTGGCCACCGTGGCGGCCCTGTGCGCCATGGGGCATGCCCTGCCGCAGCTGCGCGTGCACGTGCATGCCGCGCTGCACGTGGGATGCACCCCGGCCGAGATCGTCGAGGTGGTGATGCAGATGGCCGTCTATGCCGGCTTCCCGGCCGCGCTCAATGCGCTGGGCGTGGTGCGCGAGGTGTTCGCCGCGTCGGGCATCGCGCTGCCGCTGCGCGGCGAGGGTCAGGACACAGGGGACGAGGCTCCATCGACCGCCGCATAG
- a CDS encoding energy-coupling factor ABC transporter permease, with amino-acid sequence MHIEIGILSQDKIAYASVAATALLGAHALPLLKSPTAWLRTLLAAFFFSVLMQVWHMPVGPSELHFVGAMPIYLLFGFIPTLFGFGLGLLAQALVFEPQDLAHLAINFLSLAVPLFAVHHGLGKRMQRISVANVLKLDAVYYAGVTLMVGFWLSISSDAAPVADWALFAASYLSLVAVEPLLTIGITVAAARLRGRRWLAACIDERTLQRVAAPHAAAPAA; translated from the coding sequence ATGCATATCGAAATCGGCATCCTCTCGCAGGACAAGATCGCCTATGCCTCCGTCGCCGCCACGGCGCTGCTGGGCGCGCACGCGCTGCCCCTGCTCAAGAGCCCCACGGCCTGGCTGCGCACGCTGCTGGCCGCGTTCTTCTTCAGCGTGCTGATGCAGGTCTGGCACATGCCCGTGGGGCCGTCGGAGCTGCACTTCGTCGGCGCCATGCCGATCTACCTGCTGTTCGGCTTCATCCCCACGCTGTTCGGCTTCGGCCTGGGGCTGCTCGCGCAGGCCCTGGTTTTCGAGCCGCAGGACCTGGCGCACCTCGCCATCAACTTCCTGAGCCTGGCCGTGCCGCTGTTCGCCGTGCACCACGGCCTGGGCAAGCGCATGCAGCGCATCAGCGTGGCCAACGTGCTCAAGCTCGATGCCGTGTACTACGCGGGCGTCACGCTCATGGTCGGCTTCTGGCTCTCCATCAGCAGCGACGCGGCCCCCGTGGCCGACTGGGCGCTGTTCGCCGCGTCGTACCTGAGCCTCGTGGCCGTGGAGCCGCTGCTCACCATCGGCATCACCGTCGCCGCTGCCCGCCTGCGCGGCCGCCGCTGGCTCGCCGCCTGCATCGACGAGCGCACGCTGCAGCGCGTCGCCGCGCCCCATGCCGCCGCACCGGCGGCCTGA
- the cobJ gene encoding precorrin-3B C(17)-methyltransferase, whose product MSAGKIMLVGIGPGSTDHMTARARAAIAEADTIIGYVTYIKLVADLIEGKEIIRKSMTEELDRAIESLARAREGKKVALISSGDAGVYGMAGPTFEVLFQAGWTPPAFDENGVVEPGGIEVEIVPGASALNSCAARVGAPLTHDFCAISLSDLLTPWPTIARRLDAAAMADFVVALYNPKSGRRTRQIEEAQRLFLRHRSPDTPVAIVKSAYRRRERIEFATLATMCDADIGMLSTVLIGNSNTIVQHGLMVTPRGYANKYDVEGGGATRAGERPGRSLSTGLNGWLENLQLDHAAGESIEALALRHRLPADYIRDTLAQPLVIAEAATTEEEA is encoded by the coding sequence ATGTCCGCAGGAAAGATCATGCTCGTGGGCATCGGCCCCGGCAGCACCGACCACATGACCGCGCGCGCCCGCGCCGCCATCGCCGAGGCCGACACCATCATCGGCTACGTCACCTACATCAAGCTCGTGGCCGATCTCATCGAGGGCAAGGAGATCATCCGCAAGTCGATGACCGAAGAACTCGACCGCGCCATCGAATCGCTGGCCCGCGCCCGCGAGGGCAAGAAGGTCGCACTCATCTCCTCGGGCGATGCGGGCGTGTACGGCATGGCCGGCCCCACGTTCGAGGTGCTGTTCCAGGCCGGCTGGACGCCGCCCGCCTTCGACGAAAACGGCGTGGTCGAGCCCGGCGGCATCGAGGTCGAGATCGTGCCCGGCGCATCGGCCCTCAACAGCTGCGCGGCCCGCGTGGGCGCGCCGCTCACGCACGACTTCTGCGCCATCTCGCTCTCGGACCTGCTCACGCCCTGGCCCACCATCGCGCGCCGGCTGGATGCCGCAGCCATGGCCGACTTCGTGGTCGCGCTCTACAACCCCAAGAGCGGCCGCCGCACGCGCCAGATCGAGGAAGCCCAACGCCTCTTCCTGCGCCACCGCAGCCCCGACACCCCCGTGGCCATCGTCAAGAGCGCCTACCGCCGCCGCGAGCGCATCGAATTCGCCACCCTGGCCACCATGTGCGATGCCGACATCGGCATGCTGAGCACCGTGCTGATCGGCAACAGCAACACCATCGTGCAGCACGGCCTCATGGTCACGCCGCGCGGCTATGCCAACAAATACGACGTGGAAGGCGGCGGTGCCACGCGCGCGGGCGAGCGGCCCGGCCGCTCGCTCTCCACCGGCCTGAACGGCTGGCTGGAAAACCTGCAGCTGGACCACGCCGCCGGCGAAAGCATCGAAGCGCTGGCCCTGCGCCACCGCCTGCCGGCCGACTACATCCGCGACACGCTGGCACAACCACTTGTGATCGCCGAGGCCGCGACGACCGAGGAAGAGGCATGA
- a CDS encoding antibiotic biosynthesis monooxygenase family protein, giving the protein MILEAAPLQVRAGQEAAFEAAFLQAQRIIASMPGYRSHRLERCIERTGEYLLLVEWDTLAAHEQGFRGSPQYQEWKRLLHHFYEPFPVVSHYAAVDGASSPVS; this is encoded by the coding sequence ATGATTCTCGAAGCAGCCCCCCTGCAGGTGCGAGCCGGCCAGGAAGCGGCGTTCGAAGCCGCCTTCCTGCAGGCACAGCGCATCATCGCGTCCATGCCGGGCTACCGGTCGCACCGGCTCGAGCGCTGCATCGAACGGACGGGCGAATACCTGCTGCTGGTGGAGTGGGACACGCTGGCAGCCCACGAGCAGGGTTTTCGCGGCTCGCCGCAGTACCAGGAATGGAAGCGGCTGCTGCACCACTTCTACGAGCCGTTTCCCGTCGTGTCGCACTATGCGGCGGTCGATGGAGCCTCGTCCCCTGTGTCCTGA
- a CDS encoding YopT-type cysteine protease domain-containing protein, with product MEQANRDGICVGLVAQWLLRTERSPSDRMAALAQGTQSHAQAAWQQQQYQQGKDALRVQGMNAIDADLRSQNDMLRATGLRPAGSQESYRPHALADVARAISRNGTRHLLGLYFTDGMAHTVATSASAGRTTLFDPNYGELEASSRSVEDLLQSLGNRYKHPNGHILRNFTVQTMH from the coding sequence CTGGAGCAGGCCAACAGGGACGGTATTTGCGTTGGTCTCGTCGCGCAATGGCTTCTTCGAACTGAGCGAAGCCCTTCCGATCGCATGGCTGCCCTTGCGCAAGGCACCCAAAGCCACGCCCAGGCGGCATGGCAGCAGCAGCAATACCAGCAGGGTAAGGATGCCCTGCGTGTGCAGGGAATGAATGCCATCGATGCCGACCTGAGGTCGCAGAACGACATGCTGCGCGCGACGGGCCTGCGCCCTGCAGGCAGCCAGGAAAGCTACCGGCCCCATGCGTTGGCCGACGTGGCTCGCGCGATTTCCCGCAATGGGACGCGGCACCTGCTTGGACTGTATTTCACGGATGGAATGGCCCACACCGTTGCGACATCGGCATCGGCGGGTCGAACGACGCTCTTCGATCCGAACTACGGAGAGTTGGAGGCCTCTTCACGCAGCGTGGAGGACTTGCTGCAGAGCCTGGGCAACCGCTACAAGCATCCCAACGGGCACATTCTGAGAAATTTCACCGTGCAGACGATGCACTGA
- a CDS encoding AraC family transcriptional regulator: protein MPNSPKPPATVPAGRTAPPLPRAPQRRMVAFVPSLTPHLFVPSAARPMRAKHRQLKAGTQVMPHCHPWAQVAVSTTGVIRLTVAEGTYTVPPSRAVWIPPGVEHAVTVVEDADMRTLYLHQARGRCGPGVARAEEPHWRQCRVLEMSELLRALVCEMPTGSDDAPPLAPEVLRRERLLSALIREELCSASAVRLGVQLPRDKRLRHLCEAVLADPTRHEKLADWARDTGASPRTVARLFRQDLSTTFTQWRQQVLLAQAVALAAGRRPVNQIAAELGYSSPSAFSAMVRRAVGVPPARFLGLQA, encoded by the coding sequence ATGCCAAACTCCCCCAAGCCGCCGGCCACCGTGCCTGCCGGGCGCACCGCACCGCCCCTGCCACGCGCCCCACAGCGGCGCATGGTGGCTTTCGTGCCCTCGCTCACGCCGCACCTCTTCGTGCCCAGCGCAGCACGGCCGATGCGCGCCAAGCACCGCCAGCTGAAGGCCGGTACGCAGGTGATGCCGCACTGCCACCCCTGGGCGCAGGTGGCCGTATCGACCACGGGCGTGATCCGCCTGACGGTGGCCGAAGGCACCTACACCGTGCCGCCGTCGCGCGCGGTGTGGATCCCCCCGGGCGTGGAGCATGCGGTGACCGTGGTGGAAGACGCGGACATGCGCACGCTGTACCTGCACCAGGCGCGCGGGCGCTGCGGCCCGGGCGTGGCCCGCGCCGAAGAGCCGCATTGGCGCCAGTGCCGCGTGCTGGAGATGTCCGAGCTGCTGCGCGCGCTGGTGTGCGAGATGCCCACCGGGAGCGACGACGCGCCCCCGCTTGCGCCGGAGGTCCTGCGCCGCGAACGCCTTCTGAGTGCTCTGATCCGCGAAGAACTGTGCAGCGCCAGCGCCGTGCGCCTGGGCGTGCAGCTGCCGCGCGACAAGCGCCTGCGCCATCTGTGCGAGGCAGTACTGGCCGACCCCACGCGCCACGAGAAGCTGGCGGACTGGGCGCGCGACACCGGTGCCAGTCCGCGCACGGTGGCACGGCTCTTCCGGCAGGACCTGTCCACCACCTTCACGCAGTGGCGCCAGCAGGTGCTGCTGGCCCAGGCCGTGGCGCTGGCGGCGGGGCGCCGGCCCGTGAACCAGATCGCCGCAGAACTGGGCTACAGCAGCCCCAGCGCCTTCAGCGCCATGGTGCGGCGCGCGGTGGGCGTGCCGCCGGCGCGGTTCCTGGGCCTGCAGGCATGA
- a CDS encoding cobalamin biosynthesis protein, whose product MISAAATAIARAAASQDVATGSCVRLAIGLGCDRGTPEATVEACLREALAQAGARIDQVAVAASIEAKRDEAAFLSLAARHGWPLRWYAAARLATVPVPNPSETVLRYMGTPSVSEAAALLAAGAADASALLVEKHRLRGPDGRNATVSIARIPPASQGTSDSGG is encoded by the coding sequence GTGATCTCCGCTGCCGCCACCGCCATCGCCAGGGCCGCAGCGTCTCAGGACGTGGCCACCGGCTCCTGCGTTCGCCTGGCCATCGGCCTGGGCTGCGACCGCGGCACGCCCGAGGCCACGGTCGAGGCCTGCCTGCGCGAAGCGCTCGCCCAGGCCGGCGCCCGGATCGACCAGGTGGCCGTGGCCGCCAGCATCGAGGCCAAGCGGGACGAAGCCGCCTTCCTCTCGCTGGCCGCCCGCCACGGCTGGCCGCTGCGCTGGTACGCCGCCGCGCGGCTGGCTACCGTGCCCGTGCCCAACCCGTCGGAGACGGTGCTGCGCTACATGGGCACGCCCTCGGTCAGCGAAGCCGCCGCGCTGCTGGCCGCGGGTGCGGCCGATGCGTCGGCGCTGCTCGTCGAAAAGCACCGCCTGCGCGGGCCTGACGGGCGCAACGCTACCGTGTCCATCGCCCGCATTCCGCCTGCCTCGCAGGGCACCTCCGATTCCGGCGGCTGA
- a CDS encoding type II toxin-antitoxin system RatA family toxin has product MALVERHTDIAAPADVVYRVSQDYAVRYDWDPFPENIAVVSGPPGGPSVGTRVHIRSRLGMDMLVEFVQVMPPHRAAVKMVDGPWFLARFAGSWIFQEINPHATTARFRYTIVARPAVLRFVIETAAAWYFSRVVEKRLAGLKAYCERDGRTPA; this is encoded by the coding sequence ATGGCACTCGTGGAACGCCACACGGATATTGCCGCGCCCGCCGATGTCGTCTATCGCGTGTCGCAGGACTATGCAGTCCGCTATGACTGGGATCCTTTTCCGGAGAACATTGCCGTGGTCTCCGGCCCTCCGGGCGGCCCATCGGTCGGCACCCGGGTCCACATCCGCTCCAGGCTGGGCATGGACATGCTGGTCGAATTCGTCCAGGTGATGCCGCCCCACCGGGCGGCCGTGAAGATGGTCGATGGCCCCTGGTTCCTGGCTCGGTTCGCGGGTTCCTGGATATTCCAGGAGATCAACCCGCACGCCACCACGGCGCGCTTCCGCTACACCATCGTCGCGCGGCCCGCGGTGCTGCGCTTCGTGATCGAGACCGCTGCTGCGTGGTATTTTTCACGCGTGGTCGAGAAGCGGCTGGCAGGCCTCAAGGCGTACTGCGAGCGCGATGGGCGAACACCGGCATGA
- a CDS encoding HdeA/HdeB family chaperone — MRVLARLSVLTLSSLAAAAAMAQTPSPAAPSAAATNPAAATAPAPAAKARKPLVKTTCSDYVGMDETIKPKFIYYAVGHTQGGKKEAVFEEDAIEKIKPELDQYCSVHLTKSAYAKVMASSMASEGTAAHGHSKAK, encoded by the coding sequence ATGAGAGTTCTTGCCCGCCTGTCCGTCCTGACCCTTTCTTCCCTGGCCGCCGCCGCGGCCATGGCGCAGACGCCGAGCCCCGCGGCACCATCGGCAGCGGCCACGAACCCGGCGGCCGCCACGGCACCGGCGCCGGCAGCGAAGGCCCGCAAGCCGCTGGTGAAGACCACGTGCTCCGACTATGTCGGCATGGACGAAACGATCAAGCCCAAGTTCATCTACTACGCCGTGGGCCACACGCAGGGCGGCAAGAAGGAAGCGGTGTTCGAGGAGGACGCCATCGAGAAGATCAAGCCCGAGCTGGACCAGTACTGCTCGGTGCACCTGACGAAGTCCGCCTATGCGAAGGTGATGGCCAGCAGCATGGCGTCCGAGGGGACTGCGGCGCACGGGCATTCGAAGGCCAAGTGA
- a CDS encoding LysR family transcriptional regulator has protein sequence MSSKLDSRSLALFLAVADALSFRQAAEALHLSQPPLSRAIRDLESRLGMPLFDRHARGASLTEAGRRLLPYARGVADLLRQAEAAFQGAAVPATLRLGLTSAAEPAWFRGLADRAQALQPGVRVEVFSDTSPRLVRQLRAGRLDAAFIALPTDVRGLDVLEIDRLPMVVALPSAHPLARRRMLRLSDLAQQPVFWFERARQPAFYDHCQQVFERHRFAPPKLREPADHHVLLAEVAAGRGMALLASSFTGLRRAGVAYRRLAEGDALALGIGLVTPSGQTALRALLSRAGGVMRTSHAGHRDVAQRMAGRTETDLIVPGCVASNECGLG, from the coding sequence ATGTCTTCCAAGCTCGATTCCCGCTCGCTCGCCCTCTTCCTGGCCGTGGCCGACGCCCTGAGCTTCCGCCAGGCGGCGGAGGCACTGCATCTGTCGCAGCCTCCCCTGAGCCGCGCGATCCGCGATCTGGAGTCGCGGCTGGGCATGCCGCTCTTCGACCGCCACGCCCGCGGCGCGAGCCTCACCGAGGCCGGGCGCCGGCTGCTGCCCTACGCACGCGGCGTGGCCGATCTGCTGCGGCAGGCGGAGGCCGCCTTCCAGGGCGCCGCCGTGCCTGCCACGCTGCGGCTGGGCCTGACCAGCGCGGCCGAGCCGGCCTGGTTCCGCGGGCTGGCGGACCGTGCGCAGGCGCTGCAGCCCGGAGTGCGCGTGGAGGTTTTCTCGGACACGTCGCCACGCCTGGTGCGGCAGCTGCGCGCAGGCCGGCTCGATGCCGCCTTCATCGCGCTGCCCACCGATGTGCGCGGGCTCGATGTGCTGGAGATCGACCGCCTGCCCATGGTGGTGGCGCTGCCCTCCGCGCACCCGCTGGCGCGGCGCCGGATGCTGCGGCTGTCCGACCTGGCGCAGCAGCCTGTCTTCTGGTTCGAACGCGCCCGGCAGCCCGCGTTCTACGACCATTGCCAGCAGGTGTTCGAGCGGCACCGCTTCGCCCCGCCCAAGCTCCGCGAGCCGGCGGACCACCACGTCCTGCTGGCCGAGGTGGCGGCCGGCCGGGGCATGGCACTGCTGGCCAGTTCCTTTACCGGGCTGCGGCGCGCTGGCGTGGCCTACCGGCGCCTGGCCGAGGGCGATGCGCTGGCCCTCGGCATCGGTCTCGTCACGCCGTCCGGCCAGACTGCGCTGCGCGCGCTGCTGTCCAGGGCCGGTGGCGTGATGCGGACATCGCACGCCGGACATCGAGATGTTGCCCAGCGGATGGCGGGCCGTACGGAAACCGATCTGATCGTCCCGGGGTGCGTAGCCTCGAATGAGTGCGGCCTGGGATGA
- a CDS encoding DUF2076 domain-containing protein, giving the protein MTPNERPLLDDLLQRLVHAGPAAKDSEADSRIHQALAAQPDALYLLVQRCLLLERGLAHAQEEVARLKQAADSNRSFIGADLEPGFGRAPSQAYSPGPAAAQPTSMPPQAPPAGYAQPAPAPGWRDRLFGNASAPAAAAPAGPGFLGTAASTAAGVAGGMFLFNGLEHLLGNRGSAVGNGLLGGGALLPQETVVQNITNENFYDNRGNDDSRDAGWLPDDSGPAFDDDGGNFL; this is encoded by the coding sequence ATGACCCCGAACGAACGCCCGCTGCTCGACGACCTGCTGCAACGCCTGGTCCACGCCGGCCCGGCAGCCAAGGACAGTGAGGCCGACAGCCGCATCCACCAAGCGCTGGCCGCGCAGCCCGACGCGCTCTACCTGCTGGTGCAGCGCTGCCTGCTGCTCGAGCGCGGCCTCGCGCACGCACAGGAAGAAGTCGCACGGCTGAAGCAGGCCGCAGACAGCAATCGCAGCTTCATCGGCGCCGACCTGGAGCCGGGCTTCGGCCGCGCCCCGTCGCAGGCCTACAGCCCGGGCCCCGCCGCAGCGCAACCCACGTCCATGCCGCCGCAAGCCCCCCCGGCGGGCTACGCGCAGCCGGCACCCGCTCCGGGCTGGCGCGACCGCCTGTTCGGCAACGCCAGCGCGCCGGCTGCGGCCGCCCCTGCAGGGCCGGGCTTTCTGGGCACCGCCGCCAGCACGGCGGCCGGTGTGGCCGGCGGCATGTTCCTGTTCAACGGGCTGGAACACCTGCTGGGCAACCGCGGCAGCGCCGTGGGCAATGGCCTGCTGGGCGGCGGCGCGCTGCTGCCGCAGGAAACCGTGGTGCAGAACATCACCAACGAGAATTTCTACGACAACCGCGGCAACGACGACAGCCGCGACGCAGGCTGGTTGCCCGACGACAGCGGCCCGGCCTTCGACGACGACGGCGGAAACTTCCTCTGA